A single Lactuca sativa cultivar Salinas chromosome 8, Lsat_Salinas_v11, whole genome shotgun sequence DNA region contains:
- the LOC111920957 gene encoding phospholipase A(1) LCAT3: protein MVGGKRWCFGNQSSGDDVADFDPILLVSGIGGTILNSKLKSCFGLTTRIWVRILLADMEFRKRAWSLYNPDTGYTEALDDSSDIVVPQDDYGLYAIDILDPSLLIKCLQVTDVYYFHDMIDMLIKYGYKKGTTLFGYGYDFRQSNRTDQAMDGLKEKLETAYKASGGRKVNLISHSMGGLLVSCFISLHSDVFSKYVNKWISIATPFQGAPGYINDSLLTGLQFVEGLESYFFVSRWSMHQLLVECPSIYEMLPNPEFQWKKQPEIVVWRNRSENGQDSATQETYDPFGCVGLFEEALKDNEIEYNKKTIPLPFNLSIYKWAANTRKMLNSVQLPEGIDFYNIYGTSLDTPFDVCYGSETDPINDPSEICHSLPEYSYVDGDATVPAESAMADGFPAIERVGIPCAHRTLLRDETVFEYIRKWLGIQEQSTTRVKTSKVVDVDLA, encoded by the exons ATGGTGGGTGGAAAACGGTGGTGCTTCGGTAATCAGAGCTCCGGTGACGATGTGGCTGATTTTGACCCGATACTTCTGGTGAGTGGCATAGGCGGGACTATTCTTAATTCGAAGCTAAAGAGCTGCTTCGGGCTCACGACCCGTATTTGGGTCCGTATCCTTCTTGCTGATATGGAGTTCCGAAAGAGAGCCTGGTCCCTGTATAATCCCGACACTG GCTACACGGAAGCATTGGATGATAGTTCTGATATTGTGGTTCCGCAAGATGATTATGGGCTTTATGCTATCGATATTTTGGATCCCTCATTG TTGATAAAATGTTTACAAGTGACGGACGTATACTACTTTCATGACATGATCGATATGCTTATTAAGTATGGATACAAGAAAGGAACCACATTGTTCGGATATGGATATGACTTCCGCCAAAGTAATAG AACTGACCAGGCAATGGATGGTCTTAAGGAAAAGCTAGAGACTGCATATAAAGCTTCAGGGGGTAGAAAAGTCAACCTTATATCACACTCCATGGGTGGGTTGCTAGTATCATGTTTCATATCACTCCATTCTGAT GTATTTTCCAAGTATGTGAATAAGTGGATAAGTATTGCAACCCCTTTCCAAGGTGCACCCGGATACATCAATGATTCTCTCTTAACCGGGTTACAGTTTGTTGAGGGACTTGAAAGCTACTTCTTTGTGTCTAGGTGGTCAATGCATCAACTA TTGGTGGAATGCCCATCAATATATGAAATGCTTCCTAATCCTGAGTTTCAATGGAAAAAACAACCTGAAATTGTGGTTTGGAGAAACCGTTCAGAAAATGGACAAGATTCAGCCACACAGGAAACTTATGACCCATTTGGCTGTGTGGGGCTGTTTGAAGAAGCATTGAAGGACAAtgag ATAGAGTACAACAAGAAGACGATACCTCTGCCATTCAATTTGTCAATCTATAAATGGGCAGCTAATACACGCAAGATGCTAAATAGTGTGCAGCTTCCCGAAGGGATTGATTTTTATAACATTTATGGAACATCATTGGATACCCCTTTCGATGTTTG TTATGGTTCGGAAACTGATCCAATTAATGATCCATCTGAGATATGCCACTCATTG CCTGAATACTCTTATGTGGATGGAGATGCAACAGTTCCCGCTGAGTCAGCAATG GCAGATGGATTTCCAGCAATAGAAAGGGTGGGAATTCCTTGTGCTCATAGGACACTACTAAGAGATGAAACTGTATTTGAATACATACGGAAATGGTTGGGAATCCAAGAACAGAGCACTACACGTGTTAAGACCTCCAAAGTTGTTGATGTTGATTTGGCTTGA